The following are encoded in a window of Mustela nigripes isolate SB6536 chromosome 3, MUSNIG.SB6536, whole genome shotgun sequence genomic DNA:
- the PRDM14 gene encoding PR domain zinc finger protein 14, whose translation MALRPPGEAGPQDKVCYAPERIQRTPQHLDAYYMPFPSYGHYGNMLTTAEEDFQPFPQLEAAVSASHALPAFAFRPAPPLLNSSLALQREPLYDLPWYSKLSPWFPVPHLPREVPRFNSSHEYTGATSEDLGHISGRSDNGQCCGPEILIPPSAANASLLPEGLKTPQLLHYSPSKRSEEGSKLPSQPGKSSHRYHFTQEDLHLVLFGVIPSVEHSAPLHHAISGFLVPTDSSGSDSLCQTLDKDSLQLPEGLCLKQTTFGDLRHFGVFCSSLIAKGVRFGPFQGKVVNASEVKTYGDNSLMWEIFEDGHLSHFIDGKGGAGNWMSYVNCARFPKEQNLVAVQCQGQIFYESCKEICPNQELLVWYGDCYEKFLDIPVSLQVTEQGKQAPGPSEEAAEGYRCERCGKVFTYKYYRDKHLKYTPCVDKGDRKFPCNLCKRSFEKRDRLRIHVLHVHEKHRPHKCSTCGKCFSQSSSLNKHTRVHSGDRPYQCVYCTKRFTASSILRTHIRQHSGEKPFKCKYCGKSFASHAAHDSHVRRSHKEDEGCSCGICGKTFPDQEAFYSHVKLHEGY comes from the exons ATGGCTCTGCGGCCACCAGGTGAAGCTGGACCCCAGGACAAGGTGTGCTACGCGCCCGAAAGGATCCAGCGCACCCCTCAACACCTGGACGCCTACTACATGCCTTTCCCGTCCTATGGCCACTATGGGAACATGCTAACCACTGCGGAGGAAGACTTCCAACCTTTCCCGCAGCTGGAGGCCGCAGTGTCTGCATCCCATGCTTTGCCCGCCTTTGCCTTCCGGCCGGCTCCTCCCTTGCTGAACTCCAGCCTGGCACTGCAGAGGGAGCCGCTCTACGATCTGCCCTGGTACAGCAAGCTGTCTCCGTGGTTCCcagtcccccacctccccagagaGGTGCCTCGCTTCAACAGCAGCCACGAGTATACAGGCGCCACCAGTGAAGACTTGGGACACATTAGTGGCCGAAGCGACAATGGGCAGTGTTGTGGACCTGAGATTTTAATTCCGCCGTCGGCTGCAAATGCTTCCTTGTTGCCGGAGGGGCTGAAGACGCCTCAGTTATTACACTACTCACCCAGCAAGCGGTCTGAGGAGGGTTCCAAACTCCCGAGCCAACCAGGAAAGTCGTCTCACCGTTACCACTTCACCCAGGAGGACCTGCACTTAGTTCTGTTCGGGGTCATTCCCAGCGTGGAGCACTCCGCCCCGCTGCACCATGCTATTTCCGGCTTCCTGGTCCCCACAGACAGCTCTG GATCCGATTCTCTCTGTCAAACTCTGGATAAAGACTCCCTTCAGCTACCAGAAG GTCTCTGCCTCAAGCAGACGACCTTCGGTGACCTGCGGCATTTTGGCGTGTTCTGCAGCAGCCTCATTGCTAAAGGAGTCAGGTTTGGGCCCTTTCAAGGTAAAGTGGTCAACGCCAGTGAAGTCAAGACGTATGGAGACAATTCTCTGATGTGGGAG atctttgaagATGGTCATTTGAGCCACTTTATAGATGGCAAAGGAGGTGCAGGGAACTGGATGTCCTATGTCAACTGTGCCCGTTTCCCCAAGGAGCAGAACCTAGTTGCCGTGCAGTGTCAAGGGCAGATCTTTTATGAGAGCTGCAAGGAGATCTGCCCGAACCAAGAGCTTCTTGTGTGGTACGGAGACTGCTATGAAAAGTTTCTGGACATTCCTGTGAGCCTTCAAGTCACAGAACAGGGGAAGCAGGCGCCTGGGCCCTCTGAAG AGGCTGCAGAAGGTTACAGATGTGAAAGATGTGGAAAAGTATTTACCTACAAATATTATAGAGATAAGCATCTGAAGTACACCCCCTGTGTGGACAAGGGTGACAGGAAATTCCCCTGCAATCTCTGCAAACGATCCTTTGAGAAGCGGGACCGGCTCCGCATCCATGTCCTTCACGTCCATGAGAAGCACCGGCCTCACAAG TGTTCTACGTGTGGGAAATGTTTCTCTCAGTCTTCCAGCCTGAACAAACATACGAGAGTCCACTCTGGAGACAGACCATACCAGTGTGTTTATTGTACAAAG AGATTCACAGCCTCCAGCATCCTCCGCACACACATCAGGCAGCACTCCGGGGAAAAGCCCTTCAAGTGCAAGTACTGTGGTAAATCCTTTGCATCGCACGCTGCCCATGATAGCCACGTGCGACGGTCGCACAAGGAGGATGAGGGCTGCTCTTGCGGCATCTGTGGAAAAACCTTCCCAGATCAAGAAGCATTCTACTCCCATGTGAAGCTCCATGAAGGCTACTAG